A window of Pseudodesulfovibrio hydrargyri contains these coding sequences:
- a CDS encoding TIGR03013 family XrtA/PEP-CTERM system glycosyltransferase: protein MVAIASLRVFKDFLSLALALVFGSLLFFNDFGEILSVFQGRYYDLAALVAVVLVSSCIVHMTLYATKGDKTDGYPSLFISLILATNVAFVVYWQTGLFMRLEEMVLLVLCLFGLFQSSWIVLSRNWRKIPGMVHRVVIVGNGELADEMKGLALASNGRYQFRDFIECVPGQWSDPEAQVDNPTREILDRAKKAKATKVVISLTERRGAFPLQEILNCKLSGMEVLDAPEFYERVNGKLMLENITPSWFIFSKGFKIMGLRRFFKRIGDIVLSLIGIILVSPLLPLVALAIKLDSPGPVLFKQIRVGKADENFVIYKFRSMRQDAEKESGAVWAVQGDNRITKLGAFLRKSRIDELPQLFNVLIGDMSLVGPRPERPEFVKDLKKVIPYYSERHFVKPGITGWAQVRYPYGASVEDAIEKLRYDLYYIKNYSLFLDLRIMIDTISVMARKMGR, encoded by the coding sequence ATGGTAGCAATAGCATCACTCAGAGTATTCAAGGACTTTTTGTCCCTGGCATTGGCCCTGGTTTTCGGCTCGCTGCTGTTCTTCAACGACTTCGGCGAGATCCTCTCGGTATTCCAGGGACGCTACTACGACCTGGCGGCCCTGGTCGCCGTGGTGCTGGTCTCGTCCTGCATCGTGCACATGACCCTGTACGCCACCAAGGGCGACAAGACGGACGGCTATCCCAGCCTGTTCATCAGCCTGATCCTGGCGACCAACGTGGCCTTTGTGGTCTACTGGCAGACCGGTCTGTTCATGCGCCTGGAAGAGATGGTCCTCCTGGTCCTGTGCCTCTTCGGCCTCTTCCAGTCGAGCTGGATCGTGCTTTCCCGGAACTGGCGGAAGATTCCCGGCATGGTGCACCGCGTGGTCATCGTGGGCAACGGCGAGCTGGCCGACGAGATGAAGGGGCTGGCCCTGGCCTCGAACGGCCGCTACCAGTTCCGCGACTTCATCGAGTGCGTCCCTGGCCAGTGGTCCGATCCGGAGGCCCAGGTGGACAACCCCACCCGCGAGATTCTCGACCGGGCCAAGAAGGCCAAGGCCACCAAGGTGGTCATTTCCCTGACCGAGCGCCGTGGCGCCTTCCCCCTGCAGGAGATTCTGAACTGCAAGCTCAGCGGCATGGAGGTCCTGGACGCCCCCGAGTTCTACGAGCGCGTCAACGGCAAGCTCATGCTCGAGAACATCACCCCGAGCTGGTTCATCTTCTCCAAGGGGTTCAAGATCATGGGGTTGCGCCGCTTCTTCAAGCGCATCGGCGACATCGTCCTGTCCCTGATCGGCATCATCCTGGTCTCGCCGCTGCTGCCCCTGGTGGCCCTGGCCATCAAGCTGGATTCCCCGGGCCCGGTGCTCTTCAAGCAGATCCGCGTGGGCAAGGCGGACGAGAACTTCGTCATCTACAAGTTCCGCTCCATGCGCCAGGACGCCGAAAAGGAATCCGGCGCCGTGTGGGCGGTGCAGGGCGACAACCGCATCACCAAGCTGGGCGCCTTCCTGCGCAAGTCCCGCATCGACGAGCTTCCGCAGCTCTTCAACGTCCTGATCGGGGACATGAGCCTGGTGGGCCCGCGCCCGGAGCGGCCCGAGTTCGTCAAGGACCTGAAGAAGGTCATCCCGTACTACTCCGAACGCCATTTCGTGAAGCCCGGCATCACGGGCTGGGCCCAGGTCCGCTACCCCTATGGCGCGTCGGTCGAGGACGCCATTGAAAAGCTGCGCTACGACCTGTATTACATTAAGAACTATTCGTTGTTTCTCGACCTCAGGATCATGATCGACACCATATCCGTCATGGCCAGGAAGATGGGACGCTAA
- the prsT gene encoding XrtA/PEP-CTERM system TPR-repeat protein PrsT produces MNARVASIFFLLLLTAALPACGQNSEADLMAEGQRYMQEKNYQGAIVIFKTLLEQSPEKMEARFALGKAYLRTGKLDQAEKSFEKYARQNPYDAELLLETGRLKLFRQDYAGAAETLAAYTEKEPKSAEGFSLLGRADWAQGKDEEAKAMFEKALSLDPNQEEAELALAQMSLAQDDPDRAKSLVDNLLAASPDNREGLYFKAKLAGMQGDQETYRDTMKALVKAHPTDGYAKFLYAKTLLAEGDFDGVTALANELQSGAPKMPFGKMLKGMVSYAQKDYRAAVNAFQEAVAIQPDIEGYFYLGMSYYGMGDLETAISQLRVAADRSDDFLKAREMISLILFQQKRFNESIAEAQKIIEVDSNNVLARVILGDAYTAQGDPDMALGELKEITEKNPNFANAFIKMGALYYEKGEMGESEEALKGAMNAAPDNIRPRLVLSSFYLRNGDKDLAQKVLKDGLKGTPDDVPLYVSLARMSLLDKDSAKAREYLDQARSLDAKNPAPYMMLASIDLAERDTDSALAEYNALLAQREGFVRALLAKAVVLDTLGNAGEAVAAYKEAVKSGDATAYMAYAGSLRKAGDNEGALAVANEGLGHSAHNIRLTQLKADILYGMKRYEEVLEMSNGIEKINREAGLSLRTRTFVLMKEYDKAVAAARQMCDFNPKSPAGYLILADVNMNAGRSDDWGRALSEGVEKCGPDSALLLQLGRYYSSLGDYPKALTYFDSVIKSDGNSFQAHAMQGDVYLTTGRTNKAVDSYSRALELNDRYIPALNNLAMIYVEDPKTAPEALRLAYKAYLLAPWNPSIMDTFGYALAMNGKADTAVSILEKAASVQADDQNINYHLGYAYYKAGDREQAQARLKTVADCAQCEKSRDARELLKAMDGE; encoded by the coding sequence GTGAACGCTCGAGTTGCATCCATATTCTTCCTTCTGCTCCTGACCGCCGCGCTGCCCGCGTGCGGACAGAACTCCGAGGCTGATCTCATGGCCGAAGGCCAGCGCTACATGCAGGAAAAGAACTACCAGGGAGCCATCGTCATCTTCAAGACCCTGCTCGAGCAGTCTCCGGAAAAGATGGAGGCGCGCTTCGCCCTGGGCAAGGCCTACCTGCGGACGGGAAAGCTGGACCAGGCCGAGAAGTCTTTTGAGAAGTACGCCCGCCAGAATCCGTATGACGCCGAACTGCTGCTCGAGACCGGCCGCCTGAAGCTGTTCCGCCAGGACTATGCCGGGGCCGCCGAGACCCTGGCCGCGTACACCGAAAAGGAACCCAAGTCCGCCGAGGGCTTCAGCCTGCTCGGCCGCGCCGACTGGGCCCAGGGCAAGGACGAGGAGGCCAAGGCCATGTTCGAAAAGGCCCTGTCCCTGGATCCCAACCAGGAGGAGGCCGAACTGGCGCTGGCCCAGATGTCTCTCGCCCAGGACGACCCGGACAGGGCCAAGTCCCTCGTCGACAACCTTCTCGCCGCCTCCCCGGACAACCGCGAGGGGCTGTATTTCAAGGCCAAGCTCGCGGGCATGCAGGGCGACCAGGAGACGTACCGCGACACCATGAAGGCCCTGGTCAAGGCCCATCCCACCGACGGCTACGCCAAGTTCCTCTACGCCAAGACGCTGCTCGCCGAGGGCGATTTCGACGGCGTCACGGCCCTGGCCAACGAGCTCCAGAGCGGCGCGCCGAAGATGCCGTTCGGCAAGATGCTCAAGGGCATGGTCAGCTATGCCCAGAAGGACTACCGGGCGGCCGTCAACGCCTTCCAGGAGGCCGTCGCCATCCAGCCCGACATCGAAGGGTATTTCTACCTCGGCATGAGCTATTACGGCATGGGCGACCTGGAAACGGCCATTTCCCAACTGCGCGTGGCCGCCGACCGGTCCGACGACTTCCTCAAGGCCCGCGAAATGATCAGCCTCATCCTCTTTCAGCAGAAGCGCTTCAACGAGTCCATCGCCGAGGCCCAGAAGATCATCGAGGTCGATTCCAACAACGTCCTGGCCCGGGTCATCCTGGGCGACGCCTACACGGCTCAGGGCGACCCGGACATGGCCCTGGGCGAACTGAAGGAAATCACGGAAAAGAACCCGAATTTCGCCAACGCCTTCATCAAGATGGGGGCGCTGTATTACGAGAAGGGCGAGATGGGCGAGAGCGAGGAGGCCCTCAAGGGCGCCATGAACGCCGCCCCGGACAACATCCGCCCCCGTCTCGTGCTGTCCAGCTTCTACCTCCGCAACGGGGACAAGGATCTGGCGCAGAAGGTCCTCAAGGACGGCCTCAAGGGCACCCCGGACGACGTCCCGCTGTATGTCTCCCTGGCCCGCATGTCCCTGTTGGACAAGGATTCCGCCAAGGCGCGGGAGTATCTGGACCAGGCCCGGTCCCTGGATGCCAAGAACCCGGCCCCGTATATGATGCTCGCGTCCATCGACCTGGCCGAACGGGACACCGACAGCGCCCTGGCCGAATACAACGCCCTGCTCGCCCAGCGCGAGGGATTCGTCAGGGCCCTGCTGGCCAAGGCGGTGGTCTTGGATACCCTGGGCAATGCCGGCGAGGCCGTCGCGGCCTACAAGGAAGCGGTCAAGTCCGGCGATGCCACCGCCTACATGGCCTACGCCGGTAGCCTCCGCAAGGCCGGGGACAACGAGGGCGCGCTGGCCGTGGCCAACGAAGGGCTGGGCCATTCGGCCCACAATATCCGGCTCACCCAGCTGAAGGCCGACATCCTCTACGGCATGAAGCGGTACGAGGAAGTGCTGGAAATGAGCAACGGGATCGAAAAGATCAACCGCGAGGCGGGGCTCAGCCTGCGCACCCGGACCTTCGTGCTCATGAAGGAATACGACAAGGCCGTGGCCGCCGCCCGCCAGATGTGCGATTTCAATCCCAAGAGCCCGGCCGGGTATTTGATCCTGGCCGACGTCAACATGAACGCGGGCCGGTCCGACGACTGGGGCAGGGCCTTGAGCGAGGGCGTGGAGAAGTGCGGCCCGGATTCGGCCCTGCTGCTGCAGCTCGGCCGCTATTATTCCAGCCTGGGCGACTATCCCAAGGCCCTGACCTATTTCGACTCGGTCATCAAGAGCGACGGGAACTCCTTCCAGGCCCACGCCATGCAGGGCGACGTCTACCTGACGACCGGCCGCACGAACAAGGCCGTCGACAGCTATTCCAGGGCGCTGGAACTGAACGACAGATACATCCCGGCCCTGAACAACCTGGCCATGATCTACGTCGAGGACCCCAAGACGGCTCCCGAGGCGTTGCGCCTCGCCTACAAGGCCTATCTGCTGGCGCCGTGGAACCCCTCGATCATGGACACCTTCGGCTACGCCCTGGCCATGAACGGCAAGGCGGACACGGCCGTCTCCATCCTGGAGAAGGCGGCGTCGGTGCAGGCCGATGACCAGAACATCAACTATCATCTCGGTTACGCATATTACAAGGCGGGCGACCGGGAGCAGGCCCAGGCCAGGCTCAAGACCGTGGCCGACTGCGCCCAGTGCGAAAAGAGCAGGGACGCCCGCGAACTCCTCAAGGCTATGGACGGCGAATAG
- a CDS encoding ABC transporter permease, with the protein MIYRIARQNLFHDRVRLCVTLTGIVFAVVLITVEIGLFLGFTHTISAVIDNSGADVWVTSRGVKNFDIALPLKERKYYEVLSLPEVEDVAKFIIRFADWKKPDGLQESIEIIGYETDKDMGGPWNFVRGSGKMLDLRDSIVIDQLYMEKLGVTQLGEQVEINRKKARVAALTQGIRSFTTSPYVFASLDVARGYTFLEPGEFTYLLVRGKAGATPERLKKAIAGRVDHVDVYTTPEFSAKTQQYWMFNTGAGTGLLIAAFLGLVVGMVIVAQTLYATTLDHIAEFATLKAMGAPNAYIYSIIIVQAAISALLGYGLGILAASIISDMSAFSAMVIVLPWGLKLAMLGLTLAMCIISAVISIRKVMRLDPALVFKGR; encoded by the coding sequence ATGATATACCGGATAGCCAGACAGAACCTATTCCACGACAGGGTGCGCTTGTGCGTGACCCTGACCGGCATCGTCTTTGCCGTGGTCCTGATCACGGTGGAGATAGGGCTCTTTCTCGGCTTCACCCACACCATTTCGGCGGTCATCGACAATTCCGGCGCGGATGTCTGGGTCACGTCCCGGGGGGTCAAGAATTTCGACATCGCCCTGCCCCTGAAGGAGCGCAAGTATTACGAGGTATTGTCCCTGCCCGAAGTCGAGGACGTGGCCAAGTTCATCATCCGGTTCGCGGATTGGAAAAAACCGGACGGGCTGCAGGAATCCATCGAGATCATCGGCTACGAGACCGACAAGGACATGGGCGGCCCGTGGAACTTCGTGCGCGGCTCGGGCAAGATGCTCGACCTGCGGGACTCCATCGTCATCGACCAGCTATACATGGAGAAGCTCGGCGTGACCCAATTGGGAGAGCAGGTGGAGATCAACAGGAAAAAGGCGCGGGTGGCGGCCCTGACCCAGGGCATCCGGTCGTTCACCACCTCCCCCTACGTGTTCGCCTCCCTGGACGTGGCCCGGGGCTACACCTTCCTGGAGCCGGGCGAATTCACCTACCTGCTGGTCCGGGGCAAGGCCGGGGCGACGCCGGAACGGCTGAAAAAAGCCATCGCCGGGCGGGTGGACCACGTGGACGTCTACACCACCCCGGAGTTCAGCGCCAAGACCCAGCAATACTGGATGTTCAACACCGGGGCGGGCACCGGGCTGCTCATCGCGGCCTTCCTCGGCCTGGTGGTCGGCATGGTCATCGTGGCCCAGACCCTGTACGCCACCACCCTGGACCACATCGCCGAGTTCGCCACCCTCAAGGCCATGGGCGCGCCCAACGCCTACATATATTCGATCATCATCGTCCAGGCGGCCATCTCCGCCCTGCTCGGATACGGGCTGGGCATCCTGGCGGCCAGCATCATCTCGGACATGAGCGCCTTTTCGGCCATGGTCATCGTCCTCCCCTGGGGGCTGAAACTGGCCATGCTCGGCCTGACCCTGGCCATGTGCATCATTTCCGCGGTCATCTCCATCCGCAAGGTCATGCGCCTGGACCCGGCGCTGGTCTTCAAGGGCAGGTAG
- a CDS encoding ABC transporter ATP-binding protein, translating into MANSRTVIQINGVSKHFGSGDNLTYALKDITLSVDRGEVLMLMGPSGSGKTTLLSIMGCILRPSSGTLAIDGIEATGLSARRLGALRLEHLGFIFQEYNLFPTLSVVDNILVALHLRGIKGAEARKRALTALESVGLEAKAESMPETMSGGQKQRLAIARALAGRPSIILADEPTAALDSANGKMIVELMTGLAHERDHCVVMVTHDPRTIGYADRMLTIEDGALAAAPTTPTDGGQ; encoded by the coding sequence ATGGCGAATTCCCGGACCGTCATACAAATAAACGGCGTCTCCAAGCACTTCGGCTCCGGAGACAACCTGACCTACGCCCTGAAGGACATCACCCTGTCCGTGGACAGGGGAGAGGTGCTGATGCTCATGGGCCCCTCGGGCAGCGGCAAGACCACCCTGCTCTCCATCATGGGCTGCATCCTGCGGCCCAGTTCAGGGACCCTGGCCATAGACGGGATCGAAGCCACCGGGCTGAGCGCCCGAAGGCTCGGCGCGCTGCGCCTCGAGCACCTGGGGTTCATCTTCCAGGAATACAATCTCTTCCCCACCCTGTCGGTGGTGGACAACATCCTCGTGGCCCTGCACCTGCGGGGGATCAAGGGGGCCGAGGCCCGCAAGCGCGCCCTGACCGCCCTGGAATCCGTGGGGCTTGAGGCCAAGGCCGAGTCCATGCCCGAGACCATGAGCGGCGGCCAGAAGCAACGGCTGGCCATCGCCCGCGCCCTGGCCGGGCGGCCAAGCATCATCCTGGCGGACGAGCCCACGGCCGCGCTGGATTCCGCCAACGGGAAAATGATAGTGGAACTCATGACCGGACTGGCTCATGAACGCGACCATTGCGTGGTCATGGTCACCCACGACCCGCGCACCATAGGCTACGCGGACCGGATGCTGACCATCGAGGACGGCGCCCTGGCCGCGGCCCCAACCACGCCGACCGACGGCGGACAGTAG
- a CDS encoding HlyD family secretion protein produces the protein MKTVIAIIIVILGVAAFVHWRSPQWLDDYLPATDRRTETFGQMPEIDGHSPWVAGFGRVEPVSQKRRLAFEISGLLDEVLVEEGDAVKQGQVVAGLRDDEYSARLEAARSDAQALKAQYEKLMAGARQEEKTETLSVVQRTKSVMENARVEMKRRKELLDQNLIAKEEVDRTVTEYLVAEKEYEEARQRYLVMKNFSRKEDIATAWAEYEAAVQRAVDMRAQLEKTRLRSPVDGRVLRVHRQPGENVSIFFECPVLTVADISRYQIRAEINEKYAALLEPGQEAYFTSEAFGGLRFQGRIERVGDMTGPKTVTLDLPREKADTKVLEAIIALDNQDGLVTGLTGDVFILTSENPGLVRNQVGSGAGGQ, from the coding sequence ATGAAAACCGTTATCGCCATCATCATAGTCATCCTGGGAGTGGCCGCCTTCGTCCACTGGCGGTCTCCGCAATGGCTCGACGACTACCTGCCCGCCACGGACCGGCGGACCGAGACCTTCGGACAAATGCCCGAAATCGACGGGCACTCCCCCTGGGTGGCCGGATTCGGCCGGGTGGAACCCGTCTCCCAGAAACGCCGCCTGGCCTTCGAGATCAGCGGCCTGCTGGACGAGGTTCTGGTGGAGGAGGGCGACGCGGTCAAACAAGGGCAGGTGGTGGCCGGGCTCAGGGACGACGAATACTCGGCCCGGCTCGAGGCGGCCCGGTCCGACGCCCAGGCCCTCAAGGCGCAATATGAAAAGCTCATGGCCGGGGCGCGCCAGGAGGAAAAGACCGAGACCCTGTCCGTGGTCCAGCGGACCAAGTCGGTCATGGAGAACGCGCGGGTGGAAATGAAGCGGCGCAAGGAACTGCTCGACCAGAACCTCATCGCCAAGGAGGAGGTGGACCGCACCGTGACCGAGTACCTGGTGGCCGAAAAGGAATATGAAGAGGCCCGCCAGCGCTACCTGGTGATGAAGAACTTCTCGCGCAAGGAAGACATCGCCACGGCCTGGGCCGAGTACGAGGCGGCCGTGCAGCGGGCCGTGGACATGCGGGCCCAGCTCGAGAAGACCCGGCTCAGGAGCCCGGTCGACGGCAGGGTCCTGCGCGTGCACCGCCAGCCCGGCGAGAACGTGTCCATCTTTTTCGAGTGCCCGGTGCTGACCGTGGCGGACATCAGCCGCTACCAGATCCGGGCCGAGATCAACGAGAAGTACGCCGCCCTCCTCGAACCGGGCCAGGAGGCGTATTTCACCTCCGAAGCCTTCGGCGGCCTCCGCTTCCAGGGCAGGATCGAACGGGTCGGGGACATGACCGGCCCCAAGACCGTGACCCTCGACCTGCCCCGCGAAAAGGCGGACACCAAGGTACTCGAGGCCATCATCGCCCTGGACAACCAGGACGGCCTGGTCACCGGGCTGACCGGCGACGTGTTCATCCTCACCAGCGAGAACCCCGGCCTGGTCAGAAACCAGGTCGGGTCCGGCGCAGGCGGTCAATAG
- a CDS encoding CAAX prenyl protease-related protein gives MRPNTHDLPARVIPFGLYMAFVAALEIPALFGGEPPSPSFILGLYPAKIALVATALLAFRKFYTDLDWGSLRRAVPTALSVCAGAAVFLLWINLDLPWAVQGELTSYDPTEAAPGWAYALIFARVAGAVVVVPVMEELFWRSFLARYLIDRDFMAVRAGTFTLFTFPATAVLFGLEHQLYLAGVLAGLAYNAIYWKTKSLAQCILSHAVTNGLLAAYVLTTQNWRFW, from the coding sequence ATGAGACCAAACACCCACGACCTGCCGGCGCGGGTCATCCCCTTCGGCCTGTACATGGCCTTCGTGGCCGCGCTGGAAATCCCGGCCCTGTTCGGCGGCGAACCGCCGTCCCCGTCCTTCATTCTCGGCCTCTACCCGGCCAAGATCGCCCTGGTCGCAACGGCCCTGCTGGCCTTCAGGAAATTCTACACCGACCTGGACTGGGGCTCGCTGCGCCGGGCGGTGCCCACCGCGCTCAGCGTCTGCGCCGGGGCCGCCGTCTTCCTCCTGTGGATCAACCTGGATCTGCCCTGGGCCGTCCAGGGCGAGCTGACCTCGTATGATCCCACGGAGGCCGCGCCGGGTTGGGCATACGCGCTTATCTTCGCCCGGGTGGCGGGCGCGGTCGTCGTGGTCCCGGTCATGGAGGAGCTGTTCTGGCGCTCCTTCCTGGCCCGCTACCTGATCGACCGGGACTTCATGGCGGTCCGGGCCGGAACCTTCACCCTGTTCACCTTCCCGGCCACGGCCGTGTTGTTCGGCCTGGAGCACCAACTCTACCTCGCCGGCGTCCTGGCGGGTCTGGCCTACAATGCCATCTACTGGAAAACCAAGAGCTTGGCCCAATGCATCCTCAGCCATGCGGTGACCAACGGCCTGTTGGCCGCCTACGTTCTGACCACCCAGAACTGGCGGTTCTGGTAG
- a CDS encoding PEP-CTERM sorting domain-containing protein: MKKLFMHFALALAVLAMPAMAQADTIFGWNLDLGAYGTVNNIEFLSATGDGTIYQQLSSTPTPTNPGFGPGDAFDVVSLIYTVSYTPVGGTSTPLYLTKDSGATIDQLFFYSDNLTGIITGSSATDFSYEYTGGDIGMYIGNKDSIGTATMLATLSLTTGIGDARTSTPGDGTYEQSDTDITALFDANPLETLISFTPTDAGLAAAYPWLDTFLKFDFDNALRAIAPGSGAGGTTVFEVGSDARITLVATPEPSTFLILGFGLLGLVGFRRKFKKA; this comes from the coding sequence ATGAAGAAGTTGTTTATGCATTTCGCACTGGCTCTGGCCGTGCTTGCCATGCCCGCCATGGCCCAGGCCGATACCATCTTCGGCTGGAATCTCGATCTCGGTGCTTACGGAACCGTCAATAACATCGAATTCCTGTCCGCCACCGGCGACGGAACCATTTACCAGCAACTCAGCAGCACGCCCACCCCGACCAATCCCGGCTTCGGCCCGGGCGACGCCTTTGACGTCGTTTCCCTGATCTACACCGTGTCCTACACTCCGGTGGGCGGTACTTCCACGCCTCTGTACCTGACAAAGGACAGTGGCGCCACTATCGATCAGCTGTTCTTCTATTCCGACAATCTGACCGGCATCATCACCGGCTCCTCCGCCACCGACTTCTCCTATGAATACACGGGCGGCGACATCGGCATGTACATCGGCAACAAGGACAGCATCGGGACGGCAACCATGCTCGCCACCCTGTCCCTGACCACCGGCATTGGCGATGCCAGGACCTCCACCCCCGGCGACGGCACCTACGAGCAGAGCGACACGGACATCACCGCCCTGTTCGACGCCAACCCGCTGGAGACCCTGATCTCCTTCACGCCGACCGATGCGGGTCTGGCCGCCGCCTACCCCTGGCTCGACACGTTCCTGAAGTTCGACTTCGACAACGCGCTGCGCGCCATCGCCCCCGGGAGCGGGGCTGGCGGTACCACCGTCTTCGAAGTCGGCAGCGACGCCCGCATCACCCTGGTGGCCACTCCGGAACCCTCCACCTTCCTGATCCTCGGCTTCGGACTGCTCGGCCTGGTCGGCTTCCGCAGGAAGTTCAAGAAGGCCTAA
- a CDS encoding ThiF family adenylyltransferase, producing the protein MAGTDQAAALRAIAAEWGLRDIYAYNEEAFSRTIGFLDAADMDRLINARVAVPGLGGVGGVHVVTLARLGVGKFHLSDMDSFEPANMNRQFGARVQHFGKSKLDVMAGEALSVNPYIEVATFPEGLNADNMDAFLRGVDVVVDGLDFFVFDVRRMLFNRARELGIPVITAGPLGFSSALLVFTPDGMSFDEYFDITDGMEETRKYLHFAMGLAPRATHARYMDASVVDFDLGKGPSTIIGCQMCSALAATEVVRLLLGRKGVRSAPYYVQIDPYLRKIRRGRLRKGNKSRAQRLKAWLFENVMLKRAKRVGCEPMAAPKLPAEGESLRPVHDYLLKAGVQAPSGDNVQPWRFQVGDHGVEVRMDLAADDSFFNVGNLATAIASGAAVENIAIAARACGLTPAVAMGPTPDRPDLAASIGLERAQLPREDILVDALWRRHTNRKPYRKRQIPAGMFNRFGAVASEAGGNLGWINTPEQLNKLADAIFLADRIRMERRDLHEHLVRMVRFTPQAAEATRDGLPLKNLEAGLGGELFLRATKSWKTMRAANIFGASRVGAGIAAKGIRHSGGAGLLTVPGTGIADFLQGGRALQRVWLTLTHYNLRMQPMTAVTLFRLRWLLEGPDTFSPKHRDMLSSVWASLAELFPKVWAQGPVMLFRAGFGKPIHFGTYRRPVESFRI; encoded by the coding sequence ATGGCCGGCACGGATCAGGCAGCCGCCCTCAGGGCCATCGCCGCCGAATGGGGGCTGCGGGATATCTACGCCTACAACGAGGAGGCGTTTTCCCGGACCATCGGCTTCCTGGACGCAGCGGACATGGACCGGCTCATCAACGCGCGGGTGGCCGTGCCCGGCCTGGGCGGCGTGGGCGGCGTCCACGTCGTCACCCTGGCCCGTCTGGGGGTCGGCAAGTTTCACCTGTCCGACATGGACTCCTTCGAGCCCGCCAACATGAACCGCCAGTTCGGAGCGCGGGTCCAGCATTTCGGCAAATCCAAGCTCGACGTCATGGCCGGGGAGGCGCTCTCGGTCAATCCCTACATCGAGGTGGCCACGTTTCCCGAAGGGCTGAACGCGGACAACATGGACGCCTTCCTCAGGGGCGTGGACGTGGTGGTCGACGGCCTGGATTTCTTCGTCTTCGACGTCCGGCGCATGCTCTTCAACCGCGCCAGGGAGCTGGGCATCCCGGTCATCACCGCCGGGCCGCTGGGCTTCAGCTCGGCCCTGCTGGTCTTCACCCCGGACGGCATGTCCTTTGACGAATATTTCGACATCACGGACGGCATGGAGGAGACCCGCAAGTACCTCCACTTCGCCATGGGGCTTGCGCCCAGGGCCACCCACGCCCGGTACATGGACGCCTCGGTGGTCGATTTCGATCTGGGCAAGGGGCCGTCCACGATCATCGGCTGCCAGATGTGCTCGGCCCTGGCCGCCACCGAGGTGGTGCGTCTGCTGCTCGGGCGCAAGGGCGTCCGGTCCGCCCCCTATTACGTGCAGATCGACCCGTACCTGCGGAAAATCCGCCGGGGCAGGCTGCGCAAGGGCAACAAATCCCGTGCCCAGCGGCTCAAGGCCTGGCTCTTCGAGAACGTCATGCTCAAGCGGGCCAAGCGCGTGGGCTGCGAGCCCATGGCCGCGCCCAAGCTGCCGGCCGAGGGCGAGAGCCTGCGGCCGGTCCACGATTACCTGCTCAAGGCGGGCGTCCAGGCGCCGTCCGGCGACAACGTCCAGCCGTGGCGCTTCCAGGTCGGGGACCACGGCGTGGAAGTGCGCATGGACCTGGCGGCCGACGATTCCTTTTTCAATGTGGGCAACCTGGCCACGGCCATCGCCTCGGGCGCGGCCGTGGAGAACATCGCCATCGCGGCCAGGGCCTGCGGGCTCACGCCAGCCGTCGCCATGGGCCCGACCCCGGACCGCCCCGACCTGGCGGCCTCCATAGGGCTGGAGCGGGCGCAACTTCCCCGAGAGGATATTCTGGTGGACGCCCTGTGGCGGCGGCACACCAACCGCAAGCCGTACCGCAAACGGCAGATTCCGGCCGGGATGTTCAACCGCTTCGGCGCGGTGGCCTCGGAGGCGGGCGGCAATCTCGGCTGGATCAACACGCCGGAGCAACTGAACAAGCTGGCCGACGCCATCTTCCTCGCCGACCGCATCCGCATGGAGCGCCGGGACTTGCATGAACATCTGGTGAGGATGGTCCGGTTCACGCCCCAGGCGGCCGAAGCGACCCGCGACGGCCTGCCGCTCAAGAACCTGGAGGCGGGGTTGGGGGGCGAGCTGTTCCTCAGGGCGACCAAGTCCTGGAAGACCATGCGGGCGGCCAATATTTTCGGCGCGAGCCGGGTGGGCGCGGGCATCGCGGCCAAGGGCATCCGCCACAGCGGCGGGGCCGGACTCCTGACCGTGCCCGGCACCGGCATCGCGGACTTCCTCCAGGGCGGCCGCGCCCTGCAACGGGTCTGGCTGACCCTGACCCACTACAACCTGCGCATGCAGCCCATGACCGCGGTCACGCTCTTCCGGTTGCGCTGGCTGCTGGAAGGGCCCGACACCTTTTCCCCGAAGCACCGGGACATGCTCTCCTCAGTATGGGCCAGCCTGGCCGAGCTCTTCCCCAAGGTCTGGGCCCAGGGGCCGGTCATGCTCTTCAGGGCCGGATTCGGCAAGCCCATCCACTTCGGCACTTACCGCCGTCCCGTGGAATCCTTCCGCATCTAG